In Clavibacter californiensis, the sequence CGTCAAGCTGCTGAGGCGCGTGGGGCTCGACGAGAACCCGGCGACGCGCGTGCTCGAGCTCGGCGTCGGCAAGCAGCAGCTCGTGGAGATCGCGAAGGCGCTCTCCAAGGAGGTGAAGCTCCTGATCCTCGACGAGCCGACCGCCGCGCTCAACGACGACGACTCCGCGCACCTGCTGGGCCTCATCCGCCTGCTGCGCGACGACGGCATCACGAGCATCATCATCAGCCACAAGCTCAACGAGATCCGGGCCATCGCGGACGACGTCACCGTCATCCGCGACGGCAAGACCATCGAGACGTTCCCCGTCACCGACTCGGACGAGATCGAGACGCGCATCATCCGCGCGATGGTCGGCCGGCCGCTCGATGCGCAGTTCCCGCCGCGGGATCCGCACATCGGCGAGGAGAAGCTCCGCGTCGAGGGCTGGACCGTGCACCACCCCGTCGACGTCGACCGGATCGTCGTCGACGACGCGTCCTTCACCGTCCGCGCGGGCGAGGTCGTCGGGTTCGCCGGCCTCATGGGAGCGGGCCGCACCGAGCTCGCGATGAGCATCTTCGGGCGCTCGTACGGCACCGGCATCACCGGCCGGATCTTCAAGGACGGCAAGGAGATCCGCACCCGCACCGTGAGCGAGGCCATCAAGAACGGCATCGCGTACGCGACGGAGGACCGGAAGCGCTACGGGTTGAACCTCATCGGCAGCATCACGGTGAACGTCTCGGCCGCCGCGCTCTCGAAGCTCGTCCGGCTCGGCGTGATCGACCGGCACCGCGAGTACGCGGTCGCCGACGACTACCGCAAGAGGATGAACATCAAGACGCCCGACGTCTCGGGGGTCGTCGGCAAGCTGTCCGGCGGCAACCAGCAGAAGGTCGTGCTCAGCAAGTGGATCTACTCGGGTCCCGACGTCCTCATCCTCGACGAGCCCACCCGCGGCATCGACGTGGGGGCGAAGTACGAGATCTACAGCATCATCAACCAGCTCGCGGCCGAGGGGAAAGCGGTCATCGTCATCTCCTCCGAGCTGCCCGAGCTCATCGGCCTCTCGGACCGGATCTACACGATCGCCGAGGGGCGGCTCACCGCGGAGGTCTCCCGGGCCGACGCGACACAGGAGGAGCTGATGCGGCACATGACCGCCAGCCGGAAGTCAGGAGTCGACCAGTGACCGTCACCGCCGAGCAGGCCACATCGCCGAACGCGCCCGCGCCCGACGGCGTGAAGACGCGCAAGCGCCGCCGCATCGACCTCCGCCAGTACGGGATCCTCGCGGCGCTGGCCGTGATCATCCTGCTGTTCCAGATCCTCACGGAGGGGCGGCTGCTCTACCCGGGCAACGTCGCGAACCTCATCCAGCAGAACGCGTACGTGCTGATCCTCGCGATGGGCATGGTCATCGTGATCATCGCGGGCCACATCGACCTGTCGGTGGGCTCGGTCGTCGCGACCGTCGGCGCCGTGGCCGCGCTCAGCATGAACGAGTGGGGGCTGCCGTGGGGGACCGCGGTCGTGCTGTCGCTCGTGGTCGGCGCGCTCATCGGCGCGTGGCAGGGCTTCTGGGTGGCGTTCGTCGGGATCCCGGCGTTCATCGTCACGCTCGC encodes:
- the mmsA gene encoding multiple monosaccharide ABC transporter ATP-binding protein, whose translation is MDDVILQMTGIVKEFTGVRALDGVDVTVRRGEVHAVCGENGAGKSTLMKVLSGVYPHGSYEGTITIDGREVRYGSINDSERDGVVIIHQELALSPYLSIAENIFLGNEMSRGGVIDWNRTNLEAVKLLRRVGLDENPATRVLELGVGKQQLVEIAKALSKEVKLLILDEPTAALNDDDSAHLLGLIRLLRDDGITSIIISHKLNEIRAIADDVTVIRDGKTIETFPVTDSDEIETRIIRAMVGRPLDAQFPPRDPHIGEEKLRVEGWTVHHPVDVDRIVVDDASFTVRAGEVVGFAGLMGAGRTELAMSIFGRSYGTGITGRIFKDGKEIRTRTVSEAIKNGIAYATEDRKRYGLNLIGSITVNVSAAALSKLVRLGVIDRHREYAVADDYRKRMNIKTPDVSGVVGKLSGGNQQKVVLSKWIYSGPDVLILDEPTRGIDVGAKYEIYSIINQLAAEGKAVIVISSELPELIGLSDRIYTIAEGRLTAEVSRADATQEELMRHMTASRKSGVDQ